One Cenarchaeum symbiont of Oopsacas minuta DNA segment encodes these proteins:
- a CDS encoding chromosome segregation ATPase, whose amino-acid sequence MVHIRKVEIFGFKSFGFRNTIVDFRPGLVSISGPNGSGKSNILDAIIFASGEMRPKVMRVDKIRSLIHDVSSSRGNTRMARVSIHFDNSDRKIPFDSDAVEITRELSVGGDNVYYINKKKTQRTHVVDLLEMANAGLHQLNAVQQGTVTRISEFTSEEKRRAIEDLIGMSTFDEKKTAAQKQLEAADNKLNVAFATMIQIKKQIDDLEIQRNLQMRHNYMESEIIKLQAEFTAGKIHKLDVIKNEKSQTLQSLSVNVKSIEQNLEKIRTESRSIESEKSQFLTKMNEYNKEKSHIDKQLSNAMGSFEETRAILAVSKKRIEQIKDRTRDLKEKLQNANKLKITAESNAHTTYELLGKLESKRNRVAKLVAESDERRTKILQRQSAEAKHRKQVDKNLQEITSLLHDEELVLIKAKNGASECTAKKAANKTKINKCVQNIEKLRTLQESVTSIRKSHESDVANISSLISTLKAKKAKAEHELEDLEIILEKSLKAGTKYDSKINTVKNLMHEDYSVAKLKEHASKLGIIGLVYELLSWDEKYERAIMASGSEWVKAIVVRDFETLVALAEYVREQKLPKVKIIPLDALSTVEKATLNSDGITGMLSDHITCLEDHRHLAEFLFGNVAVATSNNAAHKASNLGYRVVTMNGDFFKPNSSAVIVDINSRISKITSIISMSMSVKGLLESVSLLKRHIIFKKTAMRKVDSSISDREALLHASKAGMIKAQDSYNDLENNIKNAIMLHDSIKGRMNEIENAHTIYESELGKHGPKIELLQSKAARLKEIRTNVGIESIELDLHKANEEKSTLDKEYSNILKEYGKVSSSGEKLDAEISRHVESILLSTKEIESLSSEDTNLVVRIKEMEIKSDKERKILVNMRQGEQRLIEGQGGSTADLEVYDKRVREVRIRESESMNSRTKAIRRTDGLERDISEINIRLTALKKKLDSFGGNRTYDSEYDPEPLLLQLEAEQRSLGALNATAPSTYAEISKGYRSMSMRKNMLEGERNSIVRFIEEIERDKRQTFLNAFDVVDKQIRTTFSKMTGGSAWLELQNEDDIFNSGISYILQFANKPKRESTSISGGEKTLAAIVFVLALQKLKPSPFYLFDEVDAHLDAPNAERLSKILEIRSKESQFIVVSLKDSIVSKASLIYGVYPRKGDAASQVVRYKDKRLPAVTQNA is encoded by the coding sequence ATGGTGCATATACGTAAAGTTGAGATATTTGGATTCAAATCTTTTGGATTTCGTAACACAATAGTTGACTTTAGACCAGGCCTTGTGTCAATATCTGGACCCAACGGATCAGGAAAAAGCAACATACTTGATGCTATCATATTTGCAAGCGGTGAGATGAGACCAAAGGTAATGAGAGTAGACAAGATCAGATCCCTCATACATGATGTTTCATCCTCTAGAGGAAATACGCGCATGGCTCGTGTAAGCATACATTTTGACAACTCTGATAGAAAGATTCCATTTGATTCTGATGCCGTAGAGATTACTCGAGAGCTCTCAGTTGGTGGTGATAATGTCTATTATATCAACAAGAAAAAAACCCAACGCACACACGTGGTAGATCTATTAGAGATGGCAAATGCTGGCCTACATCAGCTAAATGCAGTACAACAGGGTACAGTTACACGCATATCCGAGTTTACCTCTGAAGAGAAACGCCGTGCGATTGAAGATTTGATAGGCATGTCTACATTTGATGAAAAAAAAACAGCTGCACAAAAACAGCTAGAGGCTGCAGACAATAAACTAAACGTTGCCTTTGCCACCATGATACAGATAAAAAAACAGATAGACGATCTAGAGATACAGCGAAACCTACAGATGCGTCATAATTATATGGAATCTGAGATTATAAAACTACAAGCAGAATTCACAGCTGGCAAAATACACAAACTAGATGTAATAAAGAATGAAAAATCACAAACCTTGCAATCACTATCAGTAAATGTAAAGTCTATAGAGCAAAATCTAGAAAAAATTCGAACAGAGTCAAGATCAATAGAATCAGAAAAATCCCAATTCCTTACAAAGATGAATGAATACAACAAGGAAAAATCCCATATTGATAAACAGCTCTCAAATGCAATGGGATCTTTTGAAGAGACACGAGCCATTTTGGCAGTTAGTAAAAAACGCATAGAGCAGATTAAAGATCGTACAAGAGATTTAAAAGAAAAATTACAAAATGCGAACAAACTAAAGATAACAGCAGAGTCAAATGCACATACTACATATGAGTTACTTGGAAAATTAGAATCAAAACGTAACCGCGTTGCAAAACTTGTTGCAGAGTCAGATGAACGACGAACAAAAATTTTACAAAGACAATCTGCAGAAGCAAAACATCGCAAACAAGTAGACAAAAACCTACAAGAGATCACATCTTTGTTGCACGATGAAGAACTTGTACTCATAAAAGCTAAAAACGGCGCATCTGAATGCACTGCAAAAAAAGCGGCAAATAAAACAAAGATAAACAAATGCGTACAAAATATAGAAAAATTACGCACCCTACAAGAGAGTGTGACATCTATACGTAAAAGTCACGAAAGCGACGTGGCAAATATCTCATCTCTAATATCAACATTAAAGGCGAAAAAAGCAAAAGCAGAGCATGAACTAGAAGATCTAGAGATCATACTTGAAAAATCATTAAAGGCAGGAACAAAATATGATTCAAAGATAAACACTGTAAAAAATCTCATGCATGAGGATTACTCTGTAGCAAAACTCAAAGAGCACGCCTCAAAACTTGGAATTATCGGACTTGTATACGAGCTACTCTCGTGGGATGAAAAATACGAGCGTGCAATCATGGCTTCTGGTTCTGAATGGGTAAAGGCAATTGTGGTGCGCGATTTTGAGACCTTGGTGGCACTTGCCGAATATGTACGAGAGCAAAAACTCCCAAAAGTCAAGATAATTCCACTCGATGCCCTCTCTACAGTTGAAAAAGCAACCTTGAATTCTGATGGAATAACTGGAATGCTCTCTGATCATATAACATGTTTGGAGGATCATCGACATTTGGCAGAATTTCTATTTGGAAACGTTGCAGTTGCCACATCCAACAATGCTGCACACAAGGCATCTAATTTAGGATATAGGGTGGTTACAATGAATGGGGATTTCTTTAAACCAAACTCTTCTGCAGTCATTGTTGACATAAACTCACGCATATCCAAGATTACTAGCATCATATCTATGAGCATGTCAGTTAAAGGATTACTTGAATCTGTATCCTTGCTCAAAAGACATATCATTTTTAAAAAAACGGCTATGCGAAAAGTAGATTCATCAATATCTGATAGAGAGGCACTCTTGCACGCTTCAAAAGCAGGAATGATTAAAGCGCAAGATAGTTACAATGATCTTGAAAATAACATAAAAAATGCAATAATGTTACATGATTCTATCAAAGGACGTATGAATGAAATAGAGAATGCACATACCATCTATGAATCAGAACTAGGCAAACATGGTCCAAAAATAGAATTATTACAGTCCAAAGCTGCAAGACTAAAAGAGATCCGCACCAACGTCGGCATTGAATCAATAGAGTTGGATCTACATAAAGCAAACGAGGAAAAATCTACACTTGATAAAGAATATTCCAACATTCTAAAAGAGTATGGAAAAGTTTCATCTAGTGGGGAAAAACTTGACGCAGAAATTTCAAGGCACGTTGAATCTATCTTGCTCTCTACAAAAGAGATCGAATCTCTATCAAGTGAGGATACAAATCTTGTCGTACGCATAAAAGAGATGGAGATAAAATCAGACAAAGAGCGTAAAATTCTAGTAAATATGCGTCAAGGCGAACAAAGATTGATCGAAGGACAGGGTGGATCAACTGCAGACCTTGAAGTGTATGACAAGCGTGTACGTGAGGTTCGTATAAGAGAGAGTGAATCTATGAATTCAAGAACAAAGGCAATCCGACGCACTGATGGACTAGAGCGCGATATATCTGAAATAAACATTCGCCTAACTGCATTAAAAAAGAAACTAGATTCGTTTGGTGGTAATCGCACATACGATTCCGAGTACGATCCAGAACCGCTACTACTCCAGCTTGAAGCAGAACAACGTTCGCTTGGTGCATTAAATGCAACGGCGCCTAGTACATACGCTGAGATCTCCAAAGGGTACCGTTCAATGTCGATGCGCAAAAATATGTTGGAAGGAGAACGTAACTCTATAGTGCGGTTCATTGAAGAGATCGAACGTGACAAGCGCCAGACCTTTCTTAACGCATTTGATGTTGTAGACAAACAGATACGCACCACGTTTTCAAAGATGACTGGTGGTAGCGCGTGGCTAGAGCTTCAAAACGAGGATGATATATTTAATTCTGGAATCTCATACATACTCCAATTTGCAAACAAGCCAAAGCGTGAATCTACGTCCATCAGCGGAGGAGAAAAGACCCTTGCTGCCATTGTATTTGTACTTGCACTTCAAAAGCTAAAACCATCTCCATTTTACCTCTTTGATGAGGTGGATGCACATCTTGATGCGCCAAACGCAGAGAGGCTCTCAAAGATACTCGAGATACGCTCAAAGGAGAGTCAATTCATCGTAGTATCGCTAAAAGATTCGATCGTCTCAAAAGCATCTTTGATATACGGTGTATATCCTCGTAAAGGAGATGCTGCCTCGCAGGTGGTACGATACAAGGACAAACGTTTGCCTGCAGTTACACAAAACGCCTAG
- a CDS encoding putative membrane protein, which yields MYAEFDSDCTPEIAYKKIIKQSRHGDFEITSSMKNEQIVFKGNRNYSVGVLVTLIVVGLLLFIVGLVIAAIYYWTRPYKKIIIELEPNDDGSIITVRSDGKVHNIVIYEFKKLLESKTK from the coding sequence ATGTATGCTGAATTTGATAGTGATTGTACTCCTGAGATAGCTTATAAAAAAATCATAAAACAATCCAGACATGGAGATTTTGAAATAACGTCCTCTATGAAAAATGAACAAATAGTTTTCAAAGGTAACCGGAATTATAGTGTAGGTGTATTGGTTACTTTGATAGTAGTTGGTTTATTGTTATTTATTGTAGGACTTGTCATCGCAGCTATTTATTATTGGACTAGACCATATAAAAAAATTATCATTGAGTTAGAACCTAATGATGACGGGAGCATAATTACTGTAAGATCAGATGGGAAAGTTCATAACATTGTAATATATGAATTTAAAAAATTACTTGAATCTAAAACCAAATAA
- a CDS encoding N-acetyl-gamma-glutamyl-phosphate reductase, with protein MKVGVVGASGYVGGETLRLLINHPKAEIITVTSRQHVGEYLHRVQPSLKGFTDLKFSELDYDKMSSECDIVFTAVPHGMATGIVKSFYDRRVKVIDLSADYRLHKPKDYDRWYGWEHPHPDYLEKSVFGVPELHREKIKNAQLVSCPGCMAVTATLALAPLIRNNIIDTKHIVVDSKIGSSGAGAGAGTSHAMRAGVIRPYKPSGHRHTGEIEQELGEIAGEKIGISMSPHAVDVVRGILCTSHTFMKKNIDEKDLWKIYRTAYGDEKHIRLIRDKKGLYKFPDPKFLVGSNFCDIGFDIDRENNRLVVLSASDNLMKGAAGSAIQNMNVMFGLEETTGLKYTPLTPV; from the coding sequence ATGAAAGTTGGCGTCGTTGGAGCATCTGGATACGTTGGTGGCGAGACATTGAGGTTGCTGATAAACCATCCAAAAGCTGAGATCATCACAGTGACATCTAGGCAGCATGTTGGAGAGTACCTACATAGAGTGCAGCCTAGCTTGAAGGGTTTTACTGACCTAAAATTTTCAGAGCTAGACTATGATAAAATGTCATCAGAGTGCGATATTGTATTTACTGCAGTACCGCATGGAATGGCAACTGGAATTGTAAAATCATTTTATGATCGTAGAGTAAAAGTCATAGACCTGAGTGCAGACTATCGCCTTCATAAACCCAAAGATTATGATAGATGGTATGGTTGGGAGCATCCACATCCAGACTATCTTGAAAAATCTGTCTTTGGAGTTCCAGAACTACATCGAGAAAAAATTAAAAATGCACAGCTTGTCTCATGTCCTGGATGTATGGCAGTTACTGCCACACTTGCACTAGCTCCACTGATACGCAATAATATCATAGATACAAAACACATAGTTGTTGATTCAAAGATAGGATCTTCGGGGGCAGGTGCAGGAGCTGGGACATCACATGCAATGCGTGCTGGCGTCATACGTCCTTACAAGCCTTCAGGACATAGACATACTGGAGAGATAGAGCAAGAGCTTGGCGAGATTGCAGGCGAAAAGATAGGAATCTCGATGAGTCCTCATGCAGTAGATGTGGTTCGCGGTATTTTGTGTACAAGTCATACATTTATGAAAAAAAATATTGATGAAAAAGATCTTTGGAAAATATATCGTACAGCATACGGTGATGAAAAACACATAAGACTCATACGAGATAAAAAAGGTCTATACAAATTTCCAGATCCAAAATTTTTGGTTGGTTCAAATTTTTGCGATATTGGATTTGACATAGATAGAGAGAACAATAGACTAGTCGTATTATCTGCATCAGATAACCTCATGAAAG
- a CDS encoding lysine biosynthesis protein LysW: protein MNCPECDAKIDVPGDATSGEIVSCPDCGADYEISKQDGSQMELKKAESIGEDWGE from the coding sequence ATGAACTGTCCAGAATGTGATGCAAAAATAGATGTTCCAGGTGATGCCACCTCTGGCGAGATTGTTTCATGTCCTGACTGCGGAGCCGACTATGAGATATCAAAACAAGATGGCTCGCAGATGGAACTAAAGAAAGCAGAGAGTATAGGCGAAGACTGGGGAGAGTAA
- a CDS encoding nitrate ABC transporter ATP-binding protein — protein MPEIEARDVVKYFAHQKHTLCAINGISLSASAGEFVCIVGPSGCGKSTFLRILAGLEKPDSGEIFINGKPVHDTGPGRIMVFQEGALFPWLKVKDNVEFGLKVSGIPSKERSQISSRYLSMMQLDKFAEYYTYQISTGMKQRVAIARALVMDPDVLLMDEPFAALDAQTRDLLLSEMQEIWMRTKKTILFVTHNVSEATVLGTRVVVFGGRPSFVKGEFIIDAQRPRHTDDSSLVNLQKEIRKKLASSSEVEK, from the coding sequence ATGCCAGAGATAGAAGCTAGAGATGTTGTAAAATATTTTGCACATCAAAAACATACACTATGCGCTATAAACGGTATCAGTCTCTCTGCTAGTGCAGGCGAGTTTGTATGTATAGTTGGCCCATCTGGATGTGGCAAATCTACGTTTCTTCGCATTCTTGCTGGTCTTGAAAAACCAGATTCAGGTGAGATCTTTATCAACGGCAAACCTGTACACGATACAGGACCTGGACGCATAATGGTATTTCAAGAAGGTGCCCTCTTTCCATGGCTAAAGGTAAAAGACAATGTGGAATTTGGCTTGAAAGTTTCTGGAATTCCATCAAAGGAGCGCTCGCAGATATCTTCAAGATATCTTTCAATGATGCAACTAGACAAGTTTGCCGAATATTATACATACCAGATATCAACTGGCATGAAGCAAAGAGTTGCAATAGCTCGCGCACTTGTAATGGATCCAGATGTTTTGCTGATGGATGAGCCATTTGCAGCCCTTGATGCACAGACAAGAGATCTTTTGTTAAGCGAGATGCAAGAGATTTGGATGCGTACAAAAAAGACTATACTCTTTGTAACTCATAATGTATCAGAGGCCACAGTTCTTGGTACTAGAGTTGTGGTCTTTGGAGGTAGACCATCTTTTGTAAAAGGAGAGTTCATAATAGATGCACAAAGACCTCGACATACTGATGATTCAAGTCTTGTAAATCTACAAAAAGAGATACGTAAAAAATTAGCTAGCTCCTCAGAGGTTGAAAAATAA
- a CDS encoding ABC transporter permease, with protein MVSHILKKIIFFAVIISIWQITASFDLWPDQIFPSPYEISEDLAYGALDGSLFYGIGTSMLRLIIGLVVAIAGGVTLGVFMARVETVNQTIGSLVLGLQSIPSVAWVPLALIWFGVTDAGIIFVTVIGAVFAVTINTYTGVKNIDPHYVEAARNMGASGSKLIFSVLLPAAFPYIFSGFKQGWAFAWRGVIGAEILFSFLGLGFLLNVGRQTVDVSQVMAIMLIIMVIGMIVDALIFSRLENRIMRRWGLR; from the coding sequence ATGGTATCACACATATTAAAAAAGATTATATTTTTTGCTGTAATAATTTCAATTTGGCAGATAACTGCTAGCTTTGATCTCTGGCCAGATCAGATATTTCCATCGCCTTATGAGATATCTGAAGATTTAGCATATGGTGCACTAGATGGTAGTCTCTTTTATGGAATCGGTACGAGTATGTTGAGACTGATTATTGGACTTGTAGTAGCTATAGCAGGTGGAGTAACACTTGGTGTCTTTATGGCACGTGTTGAAACTGTAAATCAAACCATTGGATCACTAGTGCTTGGTTTACAGTCCATACCGTCTGTAGCATGGGTACCACTTGCCCTCATATGGTTTGGAGTCACAGATGCTGGAATAATTTTTGTAACCGTTATCGGTGCCGTCTTTGCAGTTACGATAAACACGTATACTGGAGTCAAAAACATAGACCCACACTATGTAGAGGCAGCTCGTAATATGGGCGCTAGTGGAAGTAAACTGATATTCTCTGTACTGCTTCCAGCTGCATTCCCGTATATTTTTTCAGGATTTAAACAAGGATGGGCGTTTGCATGGCGGGGTGTCATAGGAGCTGAGATACTGTTTTCATTCCTAGGTCTAGGATTTTTGCTCAATGTTGGTAGGCAGACTGTGGACGTATCTCAAGTTATGGCAATAATGTTGATCATAATGGTCATTGGAATGATAGTTGATGCCCTGATATTCTCAAGGTTGGAGAATAGGATCATGCGTCGTTGGGGATTACGATGA
- a CDS encoding Peptide methionine sulfoxide reductase, producing the protein MLAMLKQHVNNIHYMKATFGAGCFWHVEEMFSKIPGVISTSVGYAGGDVTDPSYEQVCTGNTGHAESVQIEYDPDKVPYEELLRVFWENHNPTTPNRQGPDVGTQYRSVVFIHDVKQKEAADAIKKRINESGKHPDPIVTQIVPAGKFYRAEEYHQKYFEKNC; encoded by the coding sequence ATGTTGGCAATGCTTAAACAACATGTAAACAATATACATTACATGAAGGCCACATTTGGTGCAGGATGTTTTTGGCATGTTGAAGAGATGTTTAGCAAAATTCCAGGTGTGATATCCACATCTGTAGGGTATGCAGGAGGAGATGTAACAGATCCAAGTTATGAACAAGTGTGCACCGGTAACACTGGACATGCAGAATCTGTCCAAATAGAGTACGATCCAGATAAAGTCCCATATGAGGAACTCTTGCGCGTGTTTTGGGAGAATCACAACCCCACAACACCAAACAGACAAGGTCCTGATGTTGGAACCCAATACCGCTCTGTGGTGTTTATTCATGATGTAAAACAAAAAGAGGCTGCAGATGCAATCAAAAAACGCATAAACGAGTCTGGTAAACATCCAGATCCCATAGTGACCCAGATTGTTCCAGCAGGCAAATTTTACAGGGCAGAAGAGTATCATCAAAAATACTTTGAAAAAAATTGCTAG
- a CDS encoding argininosuccinate synthase translates to MSKKAVLAFSGGLDTSVVVKYLLEEYDMDTVTVTVDVGQQDDYRKVAAKSKKLGAVKHVHIDAKTEFVTDYVYPAIKANALYQKKYSLATALARPLIAKKLITVAAKENASALAHGCSGKGNDQVRFDATLHAKSNLPILAPIREMNLDRNTELAFAKKHGISIDKVAKKFSIDQNLWGRAIEGGIVEDASKEPPESAFEWIRVSNALKNPSYIEIGFNCGIPVSVDGKRMNPVSLVEYVNNKAGAAGVGILDHIEDRIVGIKSREIYEAPAATCIIEAHRDLEKLIHTKHQTRFKSTIDDQWAELAYSGLWEDPLREDLDGYISNSQRYVTGTVRIRMHHGSLRVVGRSSKYSLYNVKSSTYGLDSTFDQRLAMGFVALWGMQSTEANKLQDKMSAKT, encoded by the coding sequence ATGTCTAAAAAAGCAGTACTTGCCTTTTCAGGTGGACTTGATACATCTGTGGTCGTAAAATACCTCCTAGAAGAATATGACATGGATACAGTTACCGTTACCGTGGATGTGGGGCAGCAAGATGACTATCGTAAAGTCGCCGCCAAATCAAAAAAACTTGGTGCCGTAAAACATGTCCACATTGATGCAAAGACTGAATTTGTAACTGATTATGTATATCCTGCCATAAAAGCAAATGCACTATATCAAAAAAAATACTCTCTAGCTACAGCTCTTGCAAGACCACTCATTGCAAAAAAATTGATCACAGTTGCAGCAAAAGAGAATGCATCTGCTTTGGCACATGGATGCTCTGGCAAAGGAAATGATCAAGTCAGATTTGATGCCACGTTACATGCAAAGTCAAACTTGCCAATACTAGCACCAATACGCGAGATGAACCTTGATAGAAATACAGAGCTGGCGTTTGCAAAAAAACATGGTATATCAATAGACAAAGTAGCAAAAAAATTCAGCATTGATCAAAATCTTTGGGGACGCGCTATAGAAGGAGGAATTGTAGAAGATGCATCAAAAGAACCTCCCGAGAGTGCATTTGAATGGATTCGAGTATCAAATGCATTAAAAAATCCATCATATATTGAGATTGGATTCAACTGTGGCATACCAGTATCAGTTGACGGTAAACGGATGAATCCTGTATCTCTTGTAGAGTATGTAAACAATAAAGCTGGTGCTGCAGGAGTTGGCATACTAGATCACATAGAGGATCGTATCGTCGGAATAAAATCTCGTGAGATATACGAGGCGCCAGCTGCTACGTGCATAATAGAGGCACACCGAGATCTTGAAAAATTGATTCACACAAAACATCAGACCCGCTTTAAATCAACTATAGACGATCAGTGGGCAGAGCTTGCATACTCTGGTCTATGGGAGGATCCACTACGTGAGGATCTTGATGGATACATATCAAATAGTCAAAGATACGTGACTGGAACTGTAAGGATACGTATGCACCATGGCAGCCTACGTGTGGTAGGGCGCTCTTCAAAATATTCGTTATATAATGTAAAATCTTCAACGTATGGGCTTGATTCTACCTTTGATCAGAGGTTGGCTATGGGGTTTGTGGCGTTGTGGGGCATGCAGTCAACAGAAGCGAATAAATTACAAGATAAAATGTCAGCAAAAACATGA
- a CDS encoding AsnC family transcriptional regulator, protein MEIFVMHVGYVLVNCDLGAEEYVADEIRKIPQVSSTSLTFGAYDIVVKIHAIDQDEFDHAVAENMRSISRVVSIMTLNVTDLDVQS, encoded by the coding sequence GTGGAGATTTTTGTAATGCATGTTGGATATGTCCTAGTAAATTGTGATCTTGGAGCAGAAGAGTATGTCGCAGATGAGATTCGCAAGATTCCACAAGTATCTAGCACTTCACTTACTTTTGGTGCATATGATATTGTCGTAAAGATACATGCAATAGATCAAGACGAATTTGATCATGCAGTGGCAGAAAATATGCGTTCCATCTCTAGGGTTGTGAGTATAATGACACTCAATGTTACAGATTTGGATGTACAATCATGA
- a CDS encoding lysine biosynthesis enzyme LysX — protein sequence MPKVSIVFDRLRIEEKMLLKQATEMGIQVEMIDAKSSHINTEKTTLDFGDGALERCISYFRGLHYTAYLEFLNVPVINKLAVASICGNKMLMTLKLRKHNVPTPSTFFAFTRESAIDMADTAKYPLVIKPLVGSWGRGVAKISDRETLEAVTEAREISDGPYDRIYYLQKLVKRPPRDIRVITVGEYAIAAMYRTSSDGFKTNIALGADPQMCKITKEMEDLAIKSSKAVGGGILGVDMMEDKERGLVAHEVNNTVEFKGISKVTDKNIPKIMLEFLLESTRK from the coding sequence ATGCCCAAAGTCAGCATTGTATTTGACCGCCTGCGGATCGAAGAAAAGATGCTTTTAAAACAAGCCACAGAGATGGGTATACAAGTGGAGATGATCGATGCAAAATCATCTCATATCAATACTGAAAAAACCACATTAGATTTTGGTGATGGTGCATTGGAGAGATGTATAAGCTATTTTCGCGGCCTACATTATACTGCATATCTGGAATTTTTGAATGTACCTGTAATAAACAAACTAGCAGTTGCTAGCATATGTGGAAACAAAATGTTGATGACATTAAAACTACGAAAACATAATGTACCAACACCTAGTACGTTTTTTGCATTTACAAGAGAGTCTGCAATCGATATGGCAGATACTGCAAAATACCCACTTGTAATAAAACCACTAGTTGGTAGCTGGGGTCGTGGAGTGGCAAAAATATCTGACCGTGAAACACTTGAAGCTGTAACAGAAGCACGAGAGATATCTGATGGTCCGTATGATAGAATTTATTATCTACAAAAACTGGTAAAACGTCCACCACGTGACATACGTGTTATCACCGTTGGAGAATATGCCATAGCTGCAATGTATAGAACATCATCTGATGGATTTAAAACAAACATAGCACTTGGTGCAGATCCTCAAATGTGCAAGATAACAAAAGAGATGGAAGATCTTGCTATAAAGTCATCCAAAGCCGTCGGTGGTGGAATACTTGGTGTAGATATGATGGAAGATAAAGAACGAGGTCTTGTTGCCCATGAGGTAAACAATACAGTAGAATTCAAAGGTATATCCAAAGTGACCGACAAAAATATTCCGAAAATAATGTTGGAATTTTTACTAGAATCCACTAGAAAATAA
- a CDS encoding aliphatic sulfonate ABC transporter periplasmic ligand-binding protein, producing the protein MKVLYVIACVVLVILVTAILYTQIRVEEDVQNLRVTVFANAGHAAPIIGMERGIFAKEITDTIIDLKIFDSGPQAIESLFSGSSDIAYVGPGPAINGFLRSDGEIIILGGAASGGASFVAHPNSDIDSIKSLDGKRVATPQIANTQDVSLRHHLNENDLVTVERGGTVYVINVPNPDIYVLFSKGDIDAAWVPEPWATLLVNKLDGIRIFEEKDVWDNGEFASVLLVARTKYTEQHPQIIQEWLNAHAKSVAWINSNPKESVDILHKFIKRELGASFEREIIAESLSRIVITSDPISSSVEEFASMAHALGYLGRGEYSLDGLYYGMEDSR; encoded by the coding sequence ATGAAGGTATTATACGTGATAGCGTGTGTGGTGCTAGTCATTCTAGTAACTGCCATACTATATACGCAGATTAGAGTAGAAGAGGATGTACAGAATCTACGTGTCACCGTCTTTGCAAATGCAGGGCATGCAGCTCCCATAATAGGCATGGAGCGTGGAATTTTTGCCAAAGAGATTACAGATACCATAATTGATCTCAAAATCTTTGACAGCGGTCCGCAGGCAATAGAATCACTTTTTTCTGGATCATCGGATATTGCATATGTGGGTCCAGGGCCTGCGATAAATGGTTTTCTAAGATCTGATGGTGAGATCATAATTCTTGGAGGTGCAGCTAGTGGAGGGGCAAGCTTTGTGGCGCATCCGAATTCTGATATAGATTCCATCAAAAGTCTTGATGGAAAACGTGTTGCAACTCCACAGATTGCAAATACTCAAGATGTATCACTTCGACATCACTTGAATGAAAACGACCTAGTCACAGTAGAACGTGGTGGAACAGTATACGTGATAAACGTTCCAAATCCAGATATCTATGTTTTATTCTCAAAGGGAGATATTGATGCTGCATGGGTTCCAGAACCGTGGGCTACACTTTTGGTAAACAAATTAGATGGAATACGGATATTTGAAGAGAAAGATGTATGGGATAACGGCGAGTTTGCATCTGTACTGCTTGTAGCACGTACAAAATATACAGAACAGCATCCACAGATCATACAAGAATGGCTCAACGCTCATGCAAAATCAGTTGCATGGATAAATTCAAATCCTAAAGAGAGTGTAGATATTTTGCACAAATTTATCAAACGTGAGCTTGGAGCCTCTTTTGAGCGTGAAATTATCGCAGAATCTCTCTCTAGAATAGTGATCACATCCGATCCAATCTCATCATCAGTTGAAGAATTTGCTAGCATGGCTCATGCTCTAGGATATCTTGGTCGTGGAGAGTATAGCCTTGATGGACTTTATTACGGTATGGAGGATTCAAGATAA